The Oncorhynchus gorbuscha isolate QuinsamMale2020 ecotype Even-year linkage group LG08, OgorEven_v1.0, whole genome shotgun sequence DNA window ATTTAAATTCTGTATCTTACTCTAATGGCATAGTGTTGACGTAAGGACTTGATAGTTGAAAGCCCTGTTCAGTcaaaatgtgattttcctgtgttttatatatatttcaacactatgaggttggaatagtactgtgaaattatgataatgcccttttagtttaagagctgtttgaaaagaccacctgaaatttcagcctgttttggtgggatggagttttggcatGTCTTGTGACATCACAgacagtaaattagttaatagaccaataacagttctaaacctctctgccaataacagctagttttcagttttcccctccccactcccagacagtcctagaaaaattattgcttgagaattTGTTCTTTGCTAACAAGCTATTTATGTTTCTTTTAACCATTTTAATGTAAAATAGTCactgtaaggtacttaattgttacccagaaatgatttgataaaaATGGCTACATTGGACCTTTATGTTTGGGCTGAGCTGTTCTGGAGTGCTCATACTGCCCCCTTGAGGATATGGGATCATAACACTCCACAAGGTTTACTTTGCCTGTGGCGGTATTAGGTATTATATTAGGCCATATAGCTTATTCtccttctttttaaatagtgagtcaacatgttttcagcacttctATTTCCAAGAGTTATCATGGGTCTTTCGTCTCTCTGCAGAAgacatatgtttggaacatcgaaatCTTATCGGCACGTAAGTATTGTGAAATCGTATTGTGGGGTCCTTTGCAATTCCCGGCCCTAGTTACAGCACTGCACACACACCAACCAGATCAGACAGCCATAACTCACTGCTAAGCTGAGGAGTATAGCCTGATGTTCCCAGTGGAAGGAATGGCCCAATGGGGAGAACATATTTCACAGGAAAAGCCTATTGGTTGTAAATATTGTCATGTTTGAGACAAGAACTTGCCAATACAGCATAACAGACTGTCTGACATAGTGAACTTCAATCGCTATTTATATACTAGGAGCTGAACAGTAACCAGACAAACGTGCACTTCATCCATATTGGACCATTGGGTAAATAGCCATTACGGTAAAGCCACATCTAAATGTGCTGAGTCAGCAGAGGCTTTATATTAACTATCATTGTTACAAAAGTAATGTACCGACATCGTAATAATTACGTATAACCTCAATCAGTTCTTAGATAGCAAAGGAAGGATTTATATTATATGTACAAAACTTTGCCTGAAGTAACTGCAATTTTATAAATGCAAAGTCAATCTGCAAATTTTCTCAATATGTAACAAAATGGTTAAAATGTGTTACAAATACACActgtaaacatatgtttacaaATGGCAAAACCAACACAATAACTGAATACATTGCTTCACTGATTGCTAACACACTTGCATtctatccattttagaatgtttTAGAAAcgttatattttttttaaataaaaatgtatccaTATAAATTTGTTTTtatacaaataaaacatttttattgaCAATATTTATATTGTCCAGTAAGATGTTGTATGTATTGTAGTATAGACTGTAATGCACAAGAGGGTGCTCTTGGTCAGATTCTTGCAGGAAAATCCCCTTTACTGCTGTGAATCATAACAGTGTCATTACCCAATCTGTTGCATCTGCTTCACTGCTTTGAATTATGCGTTAAGGTTTAAGGCCCTTTAGTTTGCTTTATGCCTGAGCTGTCCCATATCTTGAATTATACAAGTTGCAGAAATTGAAGGAATCATCAATAATTCTGTAAAACAATGTGGAATCTGGTAATGCAGAAAGTGCATTTATTCACAAAAACACACTTTAATTCAtcattatttttgttttacatgtAATCATAAAATGAACGTTTTCTCTGCTGAATAATATAAATACAATTTCTGCAATGTAGCAGGCTATAAAACTAATGTTAGATACAATACTGTCCAGCAGACAATGACAAAGGAAATATGAATGGGACATCAAGCTGGCAAAAGAGGATCCTTCACTAGAACCATATTTCAACAGTCTTGAACATCAGCCATAGCAGGTCCAGATTCATTAACAGAATTTGAGAATTTAATGCTTGGGCAAAAAAGTATGTAATGTGACCTATAAATTGATAAGTCAAAGTTTTGTATACCACAGGGTAAGATTAACTCAATGTAACTAGATATTACTTAATTAGAAGGAATTCATTAGGGAATTTGAAATACTTGAAACAAAGTTATGTAGCTAGAATAGATGACATGTTCAAAGATTAAAATTAATACTGCACAGCAATATTAAGAGTATACATTTTTTATATGCTGTATGTTCCTCCTTTTTCAAAGGGGCATGAGTATCAAGTCTTTCCAGATATGAGTAGCACCAGATGGGTCATTGTTTATGTATTTGCACTGCTGTCTGCAAGCCCCTTGTGGGATAAAAATAGGTATTGAATTCATTTGCAATGAGTTCTCCCTCTCAGATAAAATCACAATTTAAGTTCAATTGCTATTCTACACATCCCTGGGGTTTGGTTTTGAAAGCAAATGAAAAGCCTCAATTCCAATATTCCTCAAGTCAAATATTCCTTCCTCTGGTAGCTTAAATGTAATAATGGAAATGCATAAGCAGCTCATCACCTGTTTTGTTTACAACCTAGCGAACACCTTCAAAGGTCAAGTTCAATGTGAAAACAAAACTTCACATTTGATTCAAAAGAACTAAACAAATCATAACCATATGGTATCGGCCTTTTATTTGATTCTAAATGTGATCAAATGGTCAAATGGAGCCATGGGAGAAATCTGTTGATAGAAAACATCAAAATGTACTAGAAGAAGACGATTCTAGAGAGCGCAAAAAATAGCTGATTTACCACTCCTTCAAATAGGCTGAACTATATTGTGTCACAAGACCAGAGCAGAAATACACTTCTAAGCAGGTGAaggatacatactgtatgtataagACATCAGCTAGAGTGTCATCAAGAAAATCATGAAACATTCATAAAGATTTACAGCTACAGTCTGCAACTTGGGAAGCTGTTTAATTGTTATTAAGATTCTTCATATTtacccattgattattgaagaatatacTTACAAATGCCTCGTGAGCTACAGCACAACATGTCTCAAAATCTCCCTAGCCTTATCCTTTAGCTGTATACCAAAACAGGTGGCAGGGACCCCATAAAAAAAAATTGCAGACTGTAGCTTTAAGAGATTTAAAATGACTTGCATACTGTTATAAATGGACAGAATATACACTTTACAAcaagatgacacacacacaaagctataTAAAAGTATTACATAAAATATACATTAAGCTTCACCAAAAATGTTACGTAAAAACATGCACGAGACATTCTGCAGATGGCATTTAACATATGAGAAGGTGTAGCAACAGATCTTTTAAACACAACATTCAAAACATTTGAAGAGAAATGTTTACTTAAAATGTGCCCAAGGCCTGGTCAGTATAGGAACCTTTTAACCATGCAAAAAGCTTTCAAAAGTAAATGTTTTATGATCAAATGTCATCAGAAGTGAGTCATGGAAATCATTAAGTAggtcatgttatcatattacaaACCCTCTCTCGTTGTTATAAAGGATCATCATCAGCCAAAGCTGTCCAAAGCTCCTCTTCTCGTGTCCAAGTCCCATTATTCTTCCATTTTGGATTAAAAAGCATGTTTCATCAAATCAACCACTTTTGTTGTTTAATTCTTCCGTTTAATATGGTTGACCTTCTGCTGATTGTAACGCCAAAGGTATTTGTTCTGTCCACTCGGCTGTCTGTGAATATATAAAAATCCTGTCTAATAATTGCACAATGAAGTGCTTTATCTGTCACTAGATGAGAGTAATAAAATGGCAAGAAATGACATGCCAGGATAGGTTGGCCACCCTCAGTTTAGAAAATACAAAGGATGCCACTTAGATTATGCATGGTCTCTTCTGATTTCCATCtataaaatgtaaaaaagcaGTGTCTTCTTTCCATTTCCATTTCCACTGTCTTCCATGGTCTCTGACCTTGACGACCTGATTGCACATGCACTGAACAGAAGCGTGATACTAGTTCTTCCTTTCCAGGTAGTTCGAGGGGACCCAGCCTTTCCGAGGTCGACTTCCATCCAGGATCTGGCAGTACCACCACCCATTAGGGTTCCTCTCTAGAACCTCCAGAATTGTTCCTTCAGGGAAACCCATGGTCTCCTCATCACCATGGTAATCCGCTATGGAGACATACACCTCACGGAGGTTGTTGTGGATGAGGTGGGGTTTGGGTTTTACAGTGGATACAGGTAGACCGTTCCTCAGAGACCCAAGGCCCAGTGATTCGGAGCTGCCCGTGCCGGGTCTGTTCCGGTTCGCCATGTTACCGTTTGGCGCTGGGGTTGTACCAAAGGAAGCATTGCGGCGCACGGTGGGACTAGAGCGTGGGTGGTCGGTGGAGTTGAGTGACTCACCTCTCCTAAGGGAGCCGACTGGGTTTGGGCCGTCGATGATCGGCCCGGAGATGAAGACAGACTGAGGCCTGACCACCTGTTGTTGTTTCGTACCATTCCTCTGCTTATGCAAGCTGTTGAACAGGTCAAAGGGCTTGGAGAGCCCCCCGGGGGGTTTGGAGGGAATGGGAGGTGTGCTCCTCTTCAGGCTCTGGTTGATGTTGTTCAGAGCCTGGACCCTCTGCTCATTCTTCTCCAGGCTGTTGGACTTGCTCAGGCTGCCTGGCTTGGTGGGGGTGCCATCGGACTCTGACCCAGCTGTGTCGTCCAGCTGCCTGACAGGCTCCAGGTAGTAGGTTGGAGCCCAGCCCTCAGTATCGCCCCAGCGGACGTACCACCAGCCGCTTTCCTGCTTCTCCAGCACCTCCACTTCCACCCCGGCAGGGAAGCTCATCTCTGAGTTCTGGACCTTCTCATAGGTGTCTGTGGTGCGGTAAAAGCTGCAGCCCTCGTCTGAGTCTCCACGGCTACCTTTAGAGTAGATGGAGGAGAGGTCAGAGGTGCTGTGGGAAGACACAGAGTCCTCAGAGGAGATGACAGAGGCTGTTTCAAAGTCTTCTCCTCTGGAGCCCTTCTTCAGCTGGCTTGTAGGCCTCAGCTGTCTCCGGAGGCTGCTGATGTCCATCTTCTCTGCACTGGAGGCCTTGGCCACCTGGGGCTTAGGCCTGACCACTGGCTTAGGTTTGGTGGATGACTTGGTGGAACCCATTTTGTGTTCCTCTTTGTCCTTCTTGGACCTGGACTGCTTGGATAGATCCGGGATGGACTCTGTAGAAGCAGGTTTGGGGCTGGACTCCCCAGCCTCTGCTTTGGTTCGAGAATGGGACTGGCTTCCGTTCAGCTCCAGCTGGATATTCTTCCCTTTTCTCCTTGCCCCCAACGTGGAGTGAGAGTTTTCAGCCTTGCAAGTCTCCAACGGGGCGCTCGTCTTCGGGGAATCCGAGTCGCCACTGGATTGTGCATCAGGCTTCTCTCTGAAAGGCCTGAAGCCGTCATTCTCATAGATACACTCCTCTCCCTcaggctcctcctcttcctgtcccaCATCCTCTGATGACTCGCCCATCTTGAAGGAGGCGCTGTGGAGAGAAGAGACCGGAGACAGCTTGGAGGACAGATGAGAGCCTTTACCTGAGGAGTCATCCTCATTCTTCCCATCCACCGAGGACCCATCTGTCCTGAGGAACACAAACTCTGACTCCAGATCAAACCCAATGGCAGGAATGTCATATTCTGGCTCCTCGTACACAGGCCTCCCGGGAGATACAGGGGACTCTGGAGCCTCGGACCCGGGGCTGCTGGGAGGGGCGGTCTCCTCAGAGTCCTGCTTCTTGACGGGCGGGGCTGGGGGTGGGACTTTGGGGCGGCTCAGAGTGCTGGTTCTGCGGTTTAGGTTGGGTTTCTTTCGTTTGTCGATGTAGGAGCAGGGAGcccacccctctttctccccgATTTGGACATACCACCAGCCACCAGAGTTCTTTTCGATCAcctacaggacagaacagag harbors:
- the LOC124041246 gene encoding SH3 and PX domain-containing protein 2A-like isoform X2, producing the protein MQFRTVLEVKVVDVQKRRNPSKHYAYLIDVTYSDSTSHVIYRRYSKFFDLQMQILDKFPVEGGQNDPKKRIIPFLPGKVLFRRSQVRDVAVKRLKHLDDYCRALMRLPNQISQSEEVLRFFETKAEDLNPPKEDYGGSTKRKSGLDGADPMLLEQYMVVANYEKQEPAEISLQAGELVDVIDKSESGWWFVSTAEEQGWVPATYLNTHSNTRDDLELGASKSGEEEKYMTVQPYTSEGKDEIAFEKGVIVEVIQKNLEGWWFIRYQDKEGWAPASYLKKVKEDFSPRSSNKKNPLTSPVEIIGNIMEISNLLNKKALSEKDVQTDGQSEDTPLTTLSLAKRQISLPIPCSSSDFSPGAALVDGKGKAEPASPAIARITPHRIEIGSPILRQKPPPRRDATLGSNLPSPPEPPTVEAEYYTIAEFQSVISDGISFNGGQKAEVIEKNSGGWWYVQIGEKEGWAPCSYIDKRKKPNLNRRTSTLSRPKVPPPAPPVKKQDSEETAPPSSPGSEAPESPVSPGRPVYEEPEYDIPAIGFDLESEFVFLRTDGSSVDGKNEDDSSGKGSHLSSKLSPVSSLHSASFKMGESSEDVGQEEEEPEGEECIYENDGFRPFREKPDAQSSGDSDSPKTSAPLETCKAENSHSTLGARRKGKNIQLELNGSQSHSRTKAEAGESSPKPASTESIPDLSKQSRSKKDKEEHKMGSTKSSTKPKPVVRPKPQVAKASSAEKMDISSLRRQLRPTSQLKKGSRGEDFETASVISSEDSVSSHSTSDLSSIYSKGSRGDSDEGCSFYRTTDTYEKVQNSEMSFPAGVEVEVLEKQESGWWYVRWGDTEGWAPTYYLEPVRQLDDTAGSESDGTPTKPGSLSKSNSLEKNEQRVQALNNINQSLKRSTPPIPSKPPGGLSKPFDLFNSLHKQRNGTKQQQVVRPQSVFISGPIIDGPNPVGSLRRGESLNSTDHPRSSPTVRRNASFGTTPAPNGNMANRNRPGTGSSESLGLGSLRNGLPVSTVKPKPHLIHNNLREVYVSIADYHGDEETMGFPEGTILEVLERNPNGWWYCQILDGSRPRKGWVPSNYLERKN
- the LOC124041246 gene encoding SH3 and PX domain-containing protein 2A-like isoform X1; its protein translation is MQFRTVLEVKVVDVQKRRNPSKHYAYLIDVTYSDSTSHVIYRRYSKFFDLQMQILDKFPVEGGQNDPKKRIIPFLPGKVLFRRSQVRDVAVKRLKHLDDYCRALMRLPNQISQSEEVLRFFETKAEDLNPPKEDYGGSTKRKSGLDGADPMLLEQYMVVANYEKQEPAEISLQAGELVDVIDKSESGWWFVSTAEEQGWVPATYLNTHSNTRDDLELGASKSGEVTKRRKAHLKRLDRRWTLGGMVSRQQSREEKYMTVQPYTSEGKDEIAFEKGVIVEVIQKNLEGWWFIRYQDKEGWAPASYLKKVKEDFSPRSSNKKNPLTSPVEIIGNIMEISNLLNKKALSEKDVQTDGQSEDTPLTTLSLAKRQISLPIPCSSSDFSPGAALVDGKGKAEPASPAIARITPHRIEIGSPILRQKPPPRRDATLGSNLPSPPEPPTVEAEYYTIAEFQSVISDGISFNGGQKAEVIEKNSGGWWYVQIGEKEGWAPCSYIDKRKKPNLNRRTSTLSRPKVPPPAPPVKKQDSEETAPPSSPGSEAPESPVSPGRPVYEEPEYDIPAIGFDLESEFVFLRTDGSSVDGKNEDDSSGKGSHLSSKLSPVSSLHSASFKMGESSEDVGQEEEEPEGEECIYENDGFRPFREKPDAQSSGDSDSPKTSAPLETCKAENSHSTLGARRKGKNIQLELNGSQSHSRTKAEAGESSPKPASTESIPDLSKQSRSKKDKEEHKMGSTKSSTKPKPVVRPKPQVAKASSAEKMDISSLRRQLRPTSQLKKGSRGEDFETASVISSEDSVSSHSTSDLSSIYSKGSRGDSDEGCSFYRTTDTYEKVQNSEMSFPAGVEVEVLEKQESGWWYVRWGDTEGWAPTYYLEPVRQLDDTAGSESDGTPTKPGSLSKSNSLEKNEQRVQALNNINQSLKRSTPPIPSKPPGGLSKPFDLFNSLHKQRNGTKQQQVVRPQSVFISGPIIDGPNPVGSLRRGESLNSTDHPRSSPTVRRNASFGTTPAPNGNMANRNRPGTGSSESLGLGSLRNGLPVSTVKPKPHLIHNNLREVYVSIADYHGDEETMGFPEGTILEVLERNPNGWWYCQILDGSRPRKGWVPSNYLERKN